The Mauremys mutica isolate MM-2020 ecotype Southern unplaced genomic scaffold, ASM2049712v1 001260F_np12_obj, whole genome shotgun sequence DNA segment ctttctgttagggggcagcaccccccgcccccaggggacaggccccatccccccccccccccgccccagctggcCCATCCCATAGCGGCTGGAAGCCGCATTCCCCGCGGGCCACTGGCTGGTCTCTGGggcaaccgccccccccccccgccccggtggagcgacgcaggggctgcgggtcgggagtgaggggcaccggcagggctggggggacaggggctgtgggtcgggagtgaggggcactggcagggctggggggggcaggggctgcgggtcggcagtgaggggcaccggcagggctggggggggctgcgggtcgggagtgaggggcaccggcagggctggcaggggctgcgggtcgggagtgaggggcatcgatCTGTTTCcagacccccccccttcccgTAACTCGTCACCCCCGACAACCCTGGAGCTGCTTCGCCCGCACAAAAGCCCCCCCCAGTTCCCCCCTTCCCACCGCCCCCTTCTGCCCCAGCGGGGGGCGGGGATCTGTTGCCCCGGGTGATGCATCCCCGGAGGGGGTGGCCGGGGGGGCACGTCACCACCTCAGGGCCCCTTatagggccggggccggggccggggagacgCCAGTGGGACCCAGACACCCGGCcggaccccccagcccccgtcACACCCGCGGGGACCATGCAGCCTTCGTCCACCctgctcgtcctcctcctcctcctcccccagctcggCTCGCCGGCCCCCCTCTGGGCCCCCAAGGTAGGTACCGGGgtagggagggaacccaggcgtcctggctcccagccccccactcccctcccagagccggggagagaacccaggagtcctggctcccagcccccctgctccgacccaccagtccccactcccctcccagagccggggagagaacccaggagtcctggctcccagccccccctgctctaacccaccagcccccactcccctcccagagccagggagagaacccaggagtcctggctcccagccccccctgctctaaccactagcccccactcccctcccagcgccggggagagaacccaggagtcctggctcccagccccgcctgctctaacccaccagcccccactcccctcccagagccggggagagaacccaggagtcctggctcccagccccccactcccctcccagagccggggagagaacccaggagtcctggctcccagcccccctgctctgacccacctgaccccactcccctcccagagccggggagagaacccaggagtcctggctcccagacccccctgctctgacccacctgaccccactcccctcccagagccggggagagaacccaggagtcctggctcccagccccccactcccctcccagagccggggagagaacccaggagtcctggctcccagtcccccactcccctcccagagccggggagagaacccaggagtcctggctcccagacccccctgctctaacccaccagcccccactcccctcccagtgccgggCCGCGTCCCTGCGCCAGGGGTACCCGGGGGCTGGGATATAATTGGGGGGGTCCCTGTCTCCGTGCCATGTGGTCTCCTGCTTTAATGGGGTTCCCTCTTTCCGCCCCCCCAGACTCTGGCTGACTTGCTGGGGGCCGCCCCGCTCTCCGCCGCCGTCCCCGCGCCCCCCGGTCCCCGCGCCCCCCCGGCGGGAAGCCGCCCCCCCCGCGACAGCCCCGAGCCCCCGTCCCTGGACCCGGCCTGGGCCAGGTTCTTCGCCGACTTCATGAGCGGGCAGAGGCGGTTCCGGGGCCGGACCAGGAAGGCGCCGGCGCCGCAGGGCTGCTTCGGGCTGAAGCTGGACCGAATCGGGACCCGCAGCGGGCTGGGCTGCTAGCGCCGCAGGTAGGAGCCGGCGGCGTCCAGGGGCGGGGAGTTCCACGGGGTAACCGCGCCTGGCCCTGGGCTGGCCTGGACGCCGCCCGCCCCCAGGAGCCTCCCGTCACTCACCCCCGTGTGTCGCCCCATGGCCCCAACCTCACCTTCCCCGTCCCGCCCCAGCCGGGATGGGGGCATCCCTGCAGAATCCAGGGGCAGGGCGTTCCCCAGGTTAATGCCCATCCAGTGGCGGGTAGTTCCCCAGGTTAACGCCCGCCCGGCCGCACCCGGTGACGGGTAGTTCCCCAGGTTAACGCCTGCCCGGCCGCACTCGGTGGCGGGTAGTTCCCTGGGTTAATGCCCATCCAGTGGCGGGTAGTTCCCCTGGTTAACGCCCATCCAGTGGCGGGTAGTTCCCCAGGTTAACGCCCGCCTGGCCAGGCCTGGTGGCGGGTAGTTCCCTGGGTTAATGCCCATCCAGTAGCGGGTAGTTCCCCAGGTTAACGCCCGCCCGGTCGCACCAGGTGGTGGGTAGTTCCCCAGGTTAACGCCTTCCCAGCTGCACCCGGTGGCGGGTAGTTCCCTGGGTTAACGCCCATCCAGTGGCGGGTAGTTCCCCTGGTTAACGCCCATCCAGTGGCGGGTAGTTCCCCAGGTTACTGCcgcccagctgggctctggtggcGGGTAGTTCCCCAGGTTAACGCCTGCCCAGCCGGGCCCTGCAGTGGGTAGTTACACAGGTTAACGCCTTCCCGGCTGCACCCGGTGGCGGGTAGTTCCCTGGGTTAATGCCCATCCAGTGGCGGGTAGTTCCCTGGGTTAATGCCCATCCAGTGGCGGCCAGTTCCCCAGGTTACTGCcgcccagctgggctctggtggcGGGTAGTTCCCCAGGTTAACGCCTGCCCAGCCGGGCCCTGCGGTGGGTAGTTCCCCGGGTTAACACCCAGCCAGTGGCGGGCAGTTCCCCAGGTTAACGCCCGCCCAGCCGGGCCCTGCGGTGGGTAGTTCCCTGGGTTAACGCCCCCCCCTCCTTTGACTTGGCTGCAGCGATGCTCAGCTAGTCACCCTCCTGGGGCAAGGGGCCCTgcaagcccctcccccctctaatgccacccctttgccccccccacgCCCCTAGCCCGCCTCTGTGGCACCAAATCAAGTGGccgggagttccacaggttaacacccccccaccaccgaatgtAGCTTGGTTTcccctctggctggggatgctgcccccccccgccccgtaaccttaccctcctgcaccccacgatcccccccccacacaaccgCTTCATTTCTCTCCTAGGTTTccagcccccggcccagccccgcccgTGGAGGAGACGCTGGAGGCGAAGTGCCCGGATTAGCaacgcagcccccgccccccaccagctCTGGCTTTGGAGGGGGGGGCCAAGGACCCCCTGGtctatccccaccccccaccccgacatGGGGGACGTAGAGACAAGGGGACCCCCCCCCTCGCCCACCCAGCGAGAGGTTCCTGCCACGTCTCGGAATTGCACCGAAatcaaataaatataaaaaaatgaaattgattTTCCTTCATTGCTGTTAATGGGGCTTTTAGttctgggagagaacccaggagtcctggttcccagcccgccccctgctctgacccagcagcccccactcccctcccagagccgggagagaacccaggagtcctggctcccagccccccgtccTTTgatccaccagcccccactcccctcccagagctgggagagaacccaggagtcctggctcccagcccccccctgctctgacccaccagcccccactcccctcccagagccgggggggagaacccaggaatctgggctcccagcccccccggctctaacccaccggcccccactcccctcccagagccggggggagaacccaggagtccgggctcgcAGCCCCACTCCATGGTTGAGCCATTTATGTGCAGTACCACAAACGGCCACCAGGTGGTGATGTTGCTCCATTGTTGTGAGGCaggtggggctggccccagggcggcgctagggggcgctgtggggcagggagcggggcggggggctcagcagggggcgctctcccctgggaggcggggctggccccagggcggcgctagggggcgctgtggggcagggagcggggcgggggctcagcagggggcgctctcccctggcagggtgctggccccagggtggcgctagggggcgctgtggggcagggagtggggcaggggctcagcagggctgcagctctggagaatggggtgagggagatacgggggtgtcgggggggggggtcggtgccAAATCAAGACACGTCAAAGGTAGATGggcccttgcccccccccagccctgccggtgcccctcactcccgacccgcagcccctgcccccccccagcccagccggtgcccctcactcccgacccgcagcccctgccccccccagctccgccggtgcccctcactcccaacccgcagcccctgccccccccagctctgccggtgcccctcactcccgacccgcagcccctgccccccccagctctgccggtgcccctcactcccgacccgcagcccctgccccccccagccctgccggtgcccctcactcccgacccgcaacccctgccccccccagccctcgtGGCCCCTCTATTTACATTCCCAGCTACAACTCCATAAACTTTCCCTTTTAaagatcaactcctcccccccccgtccTCCCCGCAGACACATCTGGAAATGGGGGAACATCTGGCACTGACTCCATGAAGCACGAATGtagtggagggggctgggagcccggactcctgggttctctccccggctctgggagggcagtgggggctggtgggttagagcagggggggctgggagccaggactcctgggttctctcccccgctctgggaggggagtgggggctggtgggttagagcggggggggggggggctgggagggctgAGTCCATGGGTCAGACTGTCCATTGTCCACAGGGTGGGGCTTGGCCTGGGTG contains these protein-coding regions:
- the LOC123357945 gene encoding C-type natriuretic peptide-like, which translates into the protein MQPSSTLLVLLLLLPQLGSPAPLWAPKTLADLLGAAPLSAAVPAPPGPRAPPAGSRPPRDSPEPPSLDPAWARFFADFMSGQRRFRGRTRKAPAPQGCFGLKLDRIGTRSGLGC